The stretch of DNA ACAGACAGGAACCACCGACCACGCCATCCGAAACCGCATCCCTTTCTTGGCTAATTGATCGACATGCGGCGTGCGTGCCAGTCGATCACCATAGCAACCCATATGCGGCCCGTGGTCTTCACTTGTCAGCCACAAGACATTCGGAAGCTTGGGCGATTCCTGCTGAGCCATAGCCGGCCTGCCAGACAGGCATTCAACAACGAGTAACGCAAAAACGATGAAAAGGTATCTCATTGTGGAATATCTCAAGTGAAGCGGCTTCGCGGATGTTGAGTGAACAGGACCAAAGGTCCAACTACTCCGGGATGGGGGAGGAAAGCTCAATGATCTCGCCTTCCCAGATCGCGCGGTGCGTCTTTTGGTCAAAAGTGAGAACCCGGTCTTTACTTCCCGGCACGGGTGGTTGATCGATCGAGGGCAGCAATGATTTGAGCTGTTTTTTGAGGGCTGAAAGTGCTGGATCATCGGCAAGATTCTTGAGTTCATGAGGATCAACGCGGTGATCGTACAATTCTTCTGAACCATCGGCATACCGAATGTAGCGATGATCTCGTGTGCGGATCGCATGGTTGCCTTGGTTGTGTGACGTGATCGCTGGTCGCTGGCGAACAGCGAGTGGGTTTGTCAATTGCGGGACAAGTGAGACCCCTTCCAGATCAGTCGGGGCCTCAAGCTGGCAAAGCTGTGCCAGCGTGGGGTAAATATCGAGCAGTTCGACGGGTTCTACACATTTTCCACCTGTGAGAACTCCCGGGCCAGCAAAGAGGAGAGGAACACGAGTGGAGCGTTCCCAGAGCGTGTTCTTACCCGTGATCCCTTTCTCACCGAGATGCCAGCCATGATCAGACCAGAGGACGATCAATGTGTTGTTTGCCTCGCCTGTCGCTTCCAGCGCTGCCAATAGCCGACCGATCTGGGCATCGACATACGATGTCGATGCCAGGTACGAACGTACCAGAGATCTCCAGTGCTCATACTGCTGCAGCCATTTGAGTCGTGGTTCGGGAAGCCGCCAATGCAGATACCACGAGAAGCGAGGGGTATCCTTTCGATCCTCTTCATTGATCAACGGCAAAATCGAATCGTCATCGGGATACATCGCCAGCCATTCGGGTGTCACGTAGCAGGGGACATGCGGCAGGAAGTACCCCACACACATCAGAAAAGGCTTGGTTTCACCTGTTGATGACGACTGTTGGATTTGCCGCTGCTGCAGTTTTTCGATGGCCCAATCGGTGATCTGAGTATCGCCTTTTTCACTATCCAGATGAGGAAAGGCACCCCAATCGACCAGTGGATTGGGATGAGGCGGCGGCTGGATAAGCCGCTTTTCAGGACGTTTCCCGACACCTCCCGCTGGGCCCCATTCGTCGAACTCTTTCAGGCGATCTTTGGGCTTACCGCCACCTCCATGAAAGATTTTTCCTGTGGTGAGCGTGGTATAGCCTGCCTTGTGAAAGGCCTGCGGCAACGTGAGTCGTCCCGAGAGCGCCGGAACATCTCTAAACCAGGGAGATAGCCCATAGATACCCGTTGTCGTGCTCCGCAAGCCCAAGAGAAGACTCGTTCGCGAAGGATTGCATAAAGGGGCCTGGCAATGAGCATTCAAAAACACCGTACCTCGCTCCGCAAGTGCTTTGAGATGCGGCGTTTTGACCAGTGGATGTCCACCCAGCGGTTCGATCCAGTCATTCTGATCATCAATGGCAATCATCAGGACATTGAGCCGCTTGGGTGGGGATTGGAGCGGGGCTTCCTGAGCAATCACCATTGT from Planctopirus ephydatiae encodes:
- a CDS encoding sulfatase, giving the protein MNNNVVSSIFTRFFLYQSAGLSLLIVSLIHSTMVIAQEAPLQSPPKRLNVLMIAIDDQNDWIEPLGGHPLVKTPHLKALAERGTVFLNAHCQAPLCNPSRTSLLLGLRSTTTGIYGLSPWFRDVPALSGRLTLPQAFHKAGYTTLTTGKIFHGGGGKPKDRLKEFDEWGPAGGVGKRPEKRLIQPPPHPNPLVDWGAFPHLDSEKGDTQITDWAIEKLQQRQIQQSSSTGETKPFLMCVGYFLPHVPCYVTPEWLAMYPDDDSILPLINEEDRKDTPRFSWYLHWRLPEPRLKWLQQYEHWRSLVRSYLASTSYVDAQIGRLLAALEATGEANNTLIVLWSDHGWHLGEKGITGKNTLWERSTRVPLLFAGPGVLTGGKCVEPVELLDIYPTLAQLCQLEAPTDLEGVSLVPQLTNPLAVRQRPAITSHNQGNHAIRTRDHRYIRYADGSEELYDHRVDPHELKNLADDPALSALKKQLKSLLPSIDQPPVPGSKDRVLTFDQKTHRAIWEGEIIELSSPIPE